A region from the Lolium perenne isolate Kyuss_39 chromosome 4, Kyuss_2.0, whole genome shotgun sequence genome encodes:
- the LOC127294418 gene encoding protein LURP-one-related 8 gives MAKVHPDDAARPGVTGVEEEEHPKPAESTALTVWRKSLLFNCDGFTVFDARGGLAFRVDCYGTSGSRRRHAEAVVLMDAAGVPLITVRRRRLSLAEHWVVYDGDGGEGDHAPRPLLSVRRCHARLLRHAHSSSPSKQKALAHITSLSPALPGAYVVEGSYAQRSVAVRDAQGEAVAEMRRKESPVGDEVFRLVVSDPRRLGAPLAMGIVIALDEMFGGRTGGASAARSLLRRSWSM, from the coding sequence ATGGCAAAGGTGCACCCCGACGACGCCGCGCGGCCGGGAGTCACTGGGGTCGAGGAGGAGGAGCACCCAAAGCCGGCGGAGTCCACGGCGCTGACGGTGTGGCGCAAGTCGCTGCTCTTCAACTGCGACGGCTTCACCGTCTTCGACGCCCGCGGCGGCCTCGCCTTCCGCGTCGACTGCTACGGCACCTCCGGCAGCCGGCGCCGCCACGCGGAGGCCGTCGTCCTGATGGACGCCGCGGGGGTCCCGCTCATCACCGTGCGCCGCAGGAGGCTCAGCCTGGCGGAGCACTGGGTCGTctacgacggcgacggcggcgagggCGACCACGCCCCGAGGCCGCTCCTCTCCGTGCGCCGCTGCCACGCCCGCCTGCTCCGCCACGCCCACTCGTCGTCGCCCAGCAAGCAGAAGGCGCTCGCGCACATCACGTCGCTCTCGCCGGCGCTGCCAGGGGCGTACGTCGTGGAGGGGTCGTACGCGCAGCGGAGCGTCGCGGTGCGGGACGCGCAAGGGGAGGCCGTTGCGGAGATGCGGCGGAAGGAGTCGCCGGTGGGCGACGAGGTGTTCCGGCTCGTGGTGTCGGATCCTCGCCGCCTTGGCGCGCCGCTGGCCATGGGGATCGTCATCGCCCTCGACGAGATGTTCGGCGGCAGGACCGGCGGTGCCTCCGCCGCTCGCTCGCTGCTGCGGAGGAGCTGGTCCATGTAG